Proteins encoded in a region of the Cyanobacteria bacterium QS_8_64_29 genome:
- a CDS encoding lysine decarboxylase, giving the protein MAAETNNATAQAQAPLLQALQAQAQRSDAAFYTPGHKRGQGSPAALARLLGTAALRSDLPELPELDDLFAPSGPIAEAQALAAAAFGADRSWFLVNGSSCGIAAAMLAACDPGDKIVLPRNSHQSAISGAITSGAMPVFVEPACEPSSGLAAGVAPAAIDAALAHHPDARAVLVVRPTYQGFCNDLAAIADRVHRDGIPLLVDEAHGAHLAFHPELPQSALAAGADLVVQSSHKTLGALTQAAMLHCQGARIDTERIASALQLLQSSSPNYALLASLDAARQQMALEGNARMAQTLALAKRARDRIPHQAGLPVLGLTPSHRSGGASALDPTRLTVDVSPAGLSGFAADGLLRDWLGVTAECPLPHHLTFALSLGNAASDTDCLIRSLAILSEQFGCARASAAFALGERPPSDLSRSPREAFFAPSQSLPLERAAGEVSAESVCPYPPGIPVLVPGEAIAPATVAYLQQLRRLGVRITGCRDPHLRALRVVRAP; this is encoded by the coding sequence ATGGCTGCCGAGACTAACAACGCCACCGCGCAAGCGCAGGCACCGCTGCTGCAAGCCCTGCAAGCCCAAGCCCAGCGCTCCGATGCCGCTTTTTATACACCTGGTCACAAGCGCGGCCAGGGGAGCCCGGCCGCGCTCGCCCGGTTGCTCGGGACGGCCGCCCTGCGCTCGGATTTGCCCGAGCTACCCGAGCTGGACGATCTGTTTGCGCCCTCAGGGCCCATCGCCGAGGCCCAAGCCCTGGCCGCTGCCGCCTTTGGCGCCGATCGCAGCTGGTTTTTGGTCAACGGCTCGAGCTGCGGCATTGCGGCCGCCATGCTGGCGGCTTGCGACCCGGGCGACAAAATCGTGCTGCCACGCAACAGCCACCAGTCCGCCATTTCGGGCGCGATCACCTCGGGGGCGATGCCAGTGTTTGTCGAGCCTGCGTGCGAGCCGAGTTCCGGGCTGGCCGCGGGCGTTGCGCCGGCCGCGATCGACGCCGCCCTGGCCCACCATCCCGATGCCCGCGCCGTGCTGGTCGTCCGGCCCACCTACCAGGGATTCTGTAACGATCTGGCGGCGATTGCAGACCGAGTGCACCGCGACGGCATCCCGTTGTTGGTGGATGAAGCGCACGGCGCGCACTTGGCCTTCCACCCCGAGCTGCCGCAATCGGCGCTGGCGGCAGGGGCCGATCTGGTCGTGCAGTCGAGCCACAAAACGCTGGGGGCCTTAACGCAAGCGGCCATGCTGCACTGCCAGGGCGCGCGCATTGATACCGAGCGCATCGCCAGTGCCTTGCAACTGCTGCAATCGAGCAGCCCCAACTACGCGTTGCTGGCCTCGCTGGATGCCGCCCGGCAGCAAATGGCGCTTGAGGGCAACGCCCGCATGGCCCAAACGCTGGCGTTGGCGAAGCGCGCGCGCGATCGCATCCCGCATCAGGCCGGATTGCCGGTACTGGGCCTGACGCCGTCCCATCGCTCGGGGGGCGCCTCGGCGCTCGATCCCACCCGCCTGACAGTCGATGTCTCGCCCGCGGGCCTCAGCGGCTTTGCCGCCGATGGCCTCCTGCGCGATTGGCTGGGCGTAACCGCCGAGTGCCCGCTGCCGCACCACCTCACCTTTGCCCTGAGCCTAGGGAATGCGGCTAGCGATACCGATTGCTTGATAAGATCGCTAGCTATCCTCAGCGAGCAGTTTGGCTGTGCCCGAGCATCAGCTGCTTTCGCTCTGGGCGAGCGTCCCCCAAGCGACCTGAGCCGTTCCCCGCGCGAAGCATTTTTTGCGCCCAGCCAATCGCTGCCGCTCGAGCGCGCGGCTGGCGAGGTTAGCGCGGAGTCGGTCTGCCCTTACCCACCCGGCATTCCCGTCCTGGTGCCGGGAGAGGCCATTGCCCCCGCCACGGTCGCCTACCTGCAACAGCTGCGCCGGTTGGGCGTTCGCATTACCGGATGCCGGGATCCACACTTACGGGCTCTGCGCGTCGTCCGTGCCCCGTGA
- the cbiT gene encoding precorrin-6Y C5,15-methyltransferase (decarboxylating) subunit CbiT, producing MPSASWPYTTPGIPDSWFEQLPGIPMTEREVRLLLLASLRLPAQGVLWDIGAGTGTIAVEAGLLSPQGQVIAIERDEEVVSLIRRNCERFGVSNVDVIAARAPDCLAQLQPLPNRICIEGGRPLDRTLRDAWEYLQSPGRAVITARNLDTLHVLSQGLVQLQASNIEIVQSAVNRLEARGAEQHLAAVDPIFVISGDKT from the coding sequence ATGCCTTCTGCAAGCTGGCCCTATACCACCCCTGGCATTCCCGATAGTTGGTTCGAGCAGCTACCCGGCATCCCCATGACGGAGCGGGAAGTTCGGCTGCTGCTGTTGGCCAGCTTGCGCCTGCCTGCGCAGGGCGTGTTGTGGGATATTGGCGCCGGCACGGGAACGATTGCAGTCGAAGCGGGGTTGCTGTCCCCGCAGGGCCAGGTGATCGCCATCGAGCGCGATGAGGAAGTCGTTAGCCTGATCCGCCGCAACTGCGAGCGCTTTGGGGTCAGTAACGTTGACGTTATTGCTGCACGTGCCCCAGACTGCCTGGCGCAGCTGCAGCCGCTGCCGAACCGCATTTGCATCGAGGGCGGTCGGCCGCTCGATCGGACCCTGCGCGACGCCTGGGAATACCTACAGAGCCCGGGGCGGGCGGTCATCACGGCCCGCAACCTCGATACCCTACATGTGCTCTCGCAGGGATTGGTGCAACTGCAAGCCAGCAACATCGAGATCGTTCAATCGGCTGTCAACCGTTTGGAGGCCCGCGGTGCCGAGCAGCACCTTGCTGCCGTCGACCCCATTTTTGTCATCAGCGGCGACAAAACTTAG
- a CDS encoding phosphatidate cytidylyltransferase, whose translation MSLPRLASAILAIAVSLGAIVAGGWYFTLAIAIAVFVGQWEYFRLVRTKGSVPAAKTTLVVSQLLLVAAAVSPLTADALFPIAGMLVCFYLLLQPRPSTIADVSTSILGLFYGGYLPSYWIRLRVGMAQPASDGGPIQAGLAGSRSFPLDGLWPHTSALPVGLAIVLLAFGCIWAADIGAYTMGKAIGRTQLSQISPKKTVEGALCGLVASAAVAELGAWSLGWPVWPLSGLLLGVLIGIASAIGDLTESLIKRDAGVKDSSQLIPGHGGILDRTDSYVFTAPLVYYFITLVLPLFPGGAGS comes from the coding sequence ATGTCGCTACCCCGGCTTGCCAGCGCCATCCTGGCAATTGCGGTCTCGCTCGGCGCGATCGTGGCTGGCGGCTGGTACTTCACCCTGGCAATCGCGATTGCCGTGTTCGTCGGGCAGTGGGAGTACTTTCGCCTGGTCCGAACCAAAGGCAGCGTTCCGGCTGCCAAGACCACATTGGTCGTTTCGCAGCTGTTGCTGGTTGCGGCCGCCGTCTCGCCGCTGACGGCCGATGCTTTGTTTCCCATCGCCGGGATGCTCGTCTGTTTCTACTTGCTGCTGCAGCCTCGCCCTTCCACGATTGCCGATGTCTCCACCTCCATTCTGGGCTTGTTCTATGGGGGCTACCTTCCCAGCTACTGGATCCGGCTGCGCGTGGGCATGGCCCAACCGGCAAGCGATGGTGGTCCCATTCAAGCGGGGCTTGCGGGTAGCCGCAGCTTCCCACTGGACGGCCTCTGGCCCCATACCAGCGCGCTACCGGTGGGGCTAGCCATCGTCCTGCTGGCGTTTGGCTGCATCTGGGCGGCCGACATTGGCGCCTACACCATGGGTAAAGCCATCGGGCGGACGCAGCTTTCTCAAATCAGCCCCAAAAAAACGGTTGAGGGAGCTCTGTGCGGGCTGGTTGCGAGCGCGGCCGTTGCCGAGTTGGGGGCTTGGTCGCTCGGCTGGCCCGTTTGGCCCTTGAGCGGCCTGCTCTTGGGCGTCCTCATTGGTATTGCCAGCGCGATTGGCGACCTAACCGAGTCGCTGATCAAGCGGGATGCTGGCGTCAAAGACTCCAGCCAGCTCATTCCGGGGCACGGCGGCATTTTGGATCGCACCGATAGCTACGTCTTTACGGCACCGCTGGTGTACTATTTCATAACGCTGGTTCTGCCGCTTTTCCCGGGTGGCGCCGGTAGTTAA
- a CDS encoding DUF2993 domain-containing protein encodes MRRSLSRSRHRPRGRAKTDGLYCPQADRRWRGALACGRFGHCDPPASPNADGCELARDRAGLFSRGLSGRKRHCPRSRTAVAALASRHSLGSLLEVALRLWLRSQLERADGLQLAIDSRNAQLLRGCIESVRLACRHASYTGLHLEAIELTGRGIQANVGQLWQGQAFRLLAPVPVSGQLCLSERGLQASLASPLLHAALRDLLARTAGPELVEPGSELHWHDARLQLNGLALWGSLVPPASTAVPLMLQGGLQLAAPNRLQLQPLQITCAGRTLAAASESAQIALGPDLQLDELRLQAGALWLRGQFTVRP; translated from the coding sequence GTGCGGCGGTCGCTTAGCCGCTCGCGCCATCGCCCAAGGGGGCGTGCAAAAACTGATGGCCTTTATTGCCCCCAAGCTGATCGGCGATGGCGGGGCGCCCTCGCCTGTGGGAGATTTGGGCATTGCGACCCTCCAGCAAGCCCAAATGCTGACGGATGTGAGCTGGCGCGCGATCGCGCCGGATTATTTAGTCGAGGGCTATCTGGCCGCAAGCGACACTGCCCCAGGAGCAGAACCGCCGTGGCAGCCTTAGCGTCCCGTCACTCGCTCGGCTCGCTGCTGGAGGTGGCCTTGCGGTTGTGGCTGCGATCACAGCTCGAGCGTGCGGATGGGTTGCAGCTTGCCATCGACAGCCGCAACGCGCAACTCCTGCGCGGCTGCATTGAGTCAGTTCGCCTTGCATGCCGCCATGCCAGCTACACCGGGCTGCATTTGGAGGCGATCGAGCTTACCGGCCGCGGAATCCAAGCCAATGTGGGCCAGCTCTGGCAGGGACAGGCATTCCGCTTGCTAGCGCCCGTCCCGGTTAGCGGCCAGCTTTGCCTGAGCGAGCGCGGCTTGCAGGCATCGCTGGCATCACCGTTATTACACGCAGCGCTGCGGGATCTGCTAGCGCGCACCGCGGGACCCGAGTTAGTCGAGCCTGGCAGCGAGCTGCACTGGCATGATGCCCGCTTGCAGTTGAATGGCCTGGCCTTGTGGGGATCGCTGGTGCCCCCTGCCAGTACGGCTGTGCCGTTAATGCTGCAGGGTGGGCTGCAGCTGGCCGCCCCCAATCGGCTGCAGCTGCAACCGTTGCAAATTACCTGCGCCGGACGGACATTAGCTGCTGCCAGCGAAAGCGCTCAAATTGCACTGGGCCCGGACTTGCAGCTGGATGAGTTGCGCTTGCAGGCAGGCGCGCTCTGGTTGCGCGGGCAGTTTACCGTCCGGCCTTAA
- the ribD gene encoding bifunctional diaminohydroxyphosphoribosylaminopyrimidine deaminase/5-amino-6-(5-phosphoribosylamino)uracil reductase RibD: MSEPAASEAFGTAFDRAMMRRCLELARRALEQTAPNPLVGAVVVREGTIVGEGFHAGAGRPHAEANALQAAGERARGATLYVNLEPCNRHSRTPPCSEALIAAGIARVAIGMRDPNPEATGGIERLQAAGIEVSIGIEAAACQRLNEAFTHRVRHQRPFGVLKYAMTLDGKIATATGHSQWVTGSNARHAVHRERAACDAVIVGGDTVRQDDPQLTSHGTGRREPLRVVMSRTLDLPADARLWQVTQAPTLVLTERGADPARIRQLRDRGVEAIALPALTPAAAMAELYQRQLNRVLWECGGRLAARAIAQGGVQKLMAFIAPKLIGDGGAPSPVGDLGIATLQQAQMLTDVSWRAIAPDYLVEGYLAASDTAPGAEPPWQP; encoded by the coding sequence ATGAGCGAGCCTGCTGCTAGCGAGGCCTTCGGCACGGCCTTCGATCGCGCCATGATGCGCCGGTGCTTGGAACTGGCGCGCCGCGCGCTGGAGCAAACGGCCCCCAACCCACTGGTAGGAGCCGTCGTGGTGCGCGAGGGAACCATTGTCGGCGAAGGGTTCCACGCCGGCGCCGGCCGGCCGCATGCTGAGGCCAACGCGCTGCAAGCCGCGGGCGAGCGCGCTCGCGGTGCCACCCTCTATGTCAATTTGGAGCCCTGCAACCGCCACAGCCGGACCCCGCCTTGTTCGGAGGCCCTAATCGCGGCCGGCATCGCGCGCGTTGCCATTGGCATGCGCGATCCCAACCCCGAGGCCACCGGCGGGATCGAGCGCCTGCAAGCAGCGGGCATTGAGGTCTCAATCGGGATCGAGGCGGCGGCCTGCCAGCGCTTGAACGAAGCCTTCACCCATCGGGTTCGCCACCAGCGCCCGTTCGGCGTGCTCAAATACGCCATGACCCTCGATGGCAAAATTGCCACAGCTACCGGTCACAGCCAGTGGGTAACTGGCTCGAATGCGCGCCATGCCGTCCACCGCGAGCGCGCTGCCTGCGATGCAGTTATCGTTGGAGGCGATACGGTCCGGCAGGACGATCCCCAGCTGACCTCGCACGGCACTGGCAGGCGGGAGCCGCTGCGCGTGGTCATGAGCCGCACGCTGGATCTGCCGGCAGACGCCCGTTTGTGGCAAGTGACCCAAGCCCCAACGCTGGTGCTGACCGAGCGCGGCGCCGATCCCGCTCGGATCCGGCAACTGCGCGATCGCGGCGTTGAGGCGATCGCGCTGCCTGCGCTAACGCCAGCGGCAGCCATGGCCGAGCTGTACCAACGGCAGCTGAACCGCGTGCTGTGGGAGTGCGGCGGTCGCTTAGCCGCTCGCGCCATCGCCCAAGGGGGCGTGCAAAAACTGATGGCCTTTATTGCCCCCAAGCTGATCGGCGATGGCGGGGCGCCCTCGCCTGTGGGAGATTTGGGCATTGCGACCCTCCAGCAAGCCCAAATGCTGACGGATGTGAGCTGGCGCGCGATCGCGCCGGATTATTTAGTCGAGGGCTATCTGGCCGCAAGCGACACTGCCCCAGGAGCAGAACCGCCGTGGCAGCCTTAG
- the pgl gene encoding 6-phosphogluconolactonase yields the protein MAQNIEVLADRDALIARALALVRDKIMAAIRQRDWCAITLAGGGTPQPLYQALAQESLPWHQIHAFWGDERYVPADSPDSNQRMAREAWLDRVGVPPGNIHPMPTEANDPEADARAYEATLQECFQPAPGEGPRFDLVLLGMGDDGHTASLSPQSEAVQVRDRWVTVGRKDGNPRLTLTVPALNQARCVVFLVAGEAKTEALQHVFAPDGDEMAYPARAIQPSGELWWLLDGAAGAALEAERR from the coding sequence ATGGCTCAAAATATTGAGGTCTTAGCGGATCGGGACGCGCTGATCGCGCGCGCGCTTGCCCTGGTGCGCGACAAAATAATGGCCGCGATCCGGCAGCGGGACTGGTGCGCGATCACGCTGGCGGGCGGCGGAACGCCCCAACCGCTCTACCAAGCACTGGCGCAAGAATCGCTCCCTTGGCACCAAATCCATGCCTTTTGGGGGGACGAGCGCTACGTCCCAGCCGACAGCCCCGACAGCAACCAGCGCATGGCCCGCGAGGCATGGCTCGATCGCGTTGGGGTTCCGCCAGGCAACATCCATCCCATGCCCACCGAGGCCAACGACCCCGAAGCCGATGCCCGAGCCTACGAAGCCACGCTGCAGGAATGTTTCCAACCCGCACCTGGCGAGGGCCCACGCTTTGACCTCGTGTTGCTGGGGATGGGTGATGACGGGCACACCGCCTCGCTATCCCCCCAAAGCGAGGCGGTGCAGGTCCGCGATCGCTGGGTCACCGTCGGTCGCAAGGATGGCAACCCGCGCCTGACGCTGACAGTGCCAGCGCTCAACCAGGCGCGCTGCGTGGTGTTTTTGGTGGCAGGCGAGGCCAAAACCGAGGCCCTGCAGCACGTTTTTGCCCCCGACGGCGACGAGATGGCTTATCCGGCGCGCGCCATTCAGCCCAGCGGCGAGCTTTGGTGGTTGCTGGATGGCGCAGCAGGGGCCGCCCTGGAAGCCGAGCGCCGTTGA
- the nusB gene encoding transcription antitermination factor NusB: MPMRRQPRRIARELALLSQSQLSRNPDKLAQQQLNDLVVAAIRALTGEANDSLETAAAELQRGNERLLNSETNATTLQGARTMAGEAIELTQTAINRVGTSLELPEFVCVADQQAVRDYAVTLLQTIGEHRAAIDRDLSAVMRDWQLHRLPQIERDLLRLAAAEMQFLQLPAQVAIDEAIELAKRYADEEGARFLNGVLRRVSDRAQAPSSG; encoded by the coding sequence ATGCCTATGCGCCGACAGCCTCGCCGCATTGCGCGGGAACTCGCGCTCTTGAGCCAGAGCCAACTCAGCCGCAACCCGGACAAGCTGGCCCAACAACAGCTCAACGATCTGGTGGTTGCGGCCATCCGTGCGCTCACCGGCGAAGCCAACGACAGCCTAGAAACCGCAGCTGCCGAGCTTCAGCGCGGCAACGAGCGCCTGTTGAACAGCGAAACCAACGCCACCACGCTCCAGGGCGCGCGTACCATGGCCGGCGAGGCAATCGAGCTAACGCAAACGGCCATCAATCGGGTGGGGACATCGCTCGAGCTGCCCGAGTTCGTCTGCGTTGCTGACCAGCAGGCCGTGCGGGACTACGCGGTAACGCTATTGCAGACCATCGGCGAGCATCGCGCTGCCATCGATCGCGACCTAAGCGCGGTCATGCGGGATTGGCAGCTGCATCGGCTGCCCCAAATCGAGCGCGATCTACTGCGCTTGGCTGCTGCCGAGATGCAGTTTCTGCAGCTACCAGCCCAGGTAGCGATCGACGAAGCCATCGAGCTAGCCAAGCGCTATGCTGATGAGGAAGGAGCGCGGTTTCTCAACGGCGTCTTGCGGCGCGTCAGCGATCGGGCCCAGGCCCCTTCAAGCGGGTAA
- a CDS encoding signal recognition particle-docking protein FtsY, producing MFNWFRRQFQKREPAPEATEAQSQTSPPAQAEAAETETAASESAPASSASSQDYLAWAKAAYQNIQSAQAAASETAESGETAAAAETSDDTDAAGADAGTTATEAPAGDGQAAADAASGPAWLQQSDGLERLRATAMEAPPVEGSTETAAPSTADREAGGVAFDDEFIWAAQVLADRGQSPDQISAEEIDWLKKLRRGLGKTQRGFVNQLKAIVGQGPLNREAIDEIEALLLQADVGIEATDAIIETLQEQVRQASLPPEQALETLKQILCEVLDRPLNEQPRSTLVPDSSSLDIWLIAGVNGSGKTTTIGKLAHMARQSGYRCTIAAADTFRAAAVEQVRAWGERSGAHVVANPSQNADPGAVVFDAISAAQSRQSDLLLVDTAGRLQNKKNLMDELGKIRGVIDKQAPEANVESLLVIDATLGQNGLRQAEVFAEVARLSGVALTKLDGSAKGGVALAIAQQLNLPIRFVGAGEGIEDLRPFSSYEFVEALLSD from the coding sequence GTGTTCAACTGGTTTCGCCGCCAATTCCAAAAACGCGAACCAGCGCCGGAAGCAACGGAAGCGCAATCCCAAACGTCCCCGCCAGCCCAGGCCGAAGCGGCCGAAACCGAGACCGCAGCCAGCGAGAGTGCGCCGGCAAGCAGCGCCAGTTCGCAAGATTATTTGGCTTGGGCCAAAGCGGCCTATCAAAACATCCAAAGCGCGCAAGCCGCCGCCAGCGAGACGGCCGAAAGCGGCGAAACTGCCGCAGCGGCCGAGACCAGTGACGATACTGATGCGGCCGGGGCCGATGCTGGCACCACCGCAACGGAAGCGCCTGCTGGCGACGGCCAGGCCGCTGCGGATGCCGCCAGCGGACCGGCGTGGCTGCAGCAATCGGACGGGTTGGAACGGCTGAGGGCCACCGCCATGGAGGCCCCGCCAGTTGAAGGAAGCACCGAGACGGCAGCACCGAGCACCGCCGATCGCGAGGCCGGCGGGGTCGCCTTCGACGACGAATTCATTTGGGCGGCCCAGGTCCTGGCCGATCGCGGGCAATCGCCCGACCAAATTTCGGCCGAAGAGATCGACTGGCTCAAAAAGCTGCGGCGCGGGCTGGGCAAGACCCAGCGCGGTTTTGTCAATCAGCTCAAGGCCATTGTCGGTCAGGGACCGCTCAACCGCGAGGCTATCGACGAAATCGAAGCCTTGCTGCTGCAGGCCGACGTCGGCATTGAGGCAACCGATGCCATCATCGAAACCCTCCAGGAGCAGGTGCGCCAAGCGTCGCTGCCCCCCGAGCAAGCGCTCGAGACCCTCAAGCAGATCCTGTGCGAGGTGCTGGATCGCCCCCTCAACGAACAGCCCCGCAGCACCCTCGTCCCGGACTCCAGCAGCCTGGATATCTGGCTCATCGCCGGCGTTAACGGTTCGGGCAAAACGACCACCATCGGCAAGCTCGCCCACATGGCGCGCCAGTCGGGCTATCGCTGCACCATCGCCGCCGCCGATACCTTCCGTGCCGCCGCCGTCGAGCAGGTGCGGGCTTGGGGCGAGCGCAGCGGCGCTCATGTTGTAGCCAACCCCAGCCAGAATGCCGATCCGGGGGCCGTGGTCTTTGATGCCATCAGTGCAGCCCAGTCCCGCCAGAGCGACCTGCTGCTGGTGGATACGGCCGGGCGCCTGCAAAACAAGAAAAACCTCATGGACGAGCTGGGCAAAATTCGCGGCGTCATCGACAAGCAGGCGCCTGAGGCCAACGTCGAATCCTTGCTGGTCATCGATGCCACCCTGGGTCAAAACGGGTTGCGCCAGGCTGAGGTGTTTGCCGAGGTGGCCCGCTTGAGTGGTGTCGCGCTGACCAAGCTCGACGGCAGCGCCAAAGGCGGCGTGGCGCTGGCGATTGCCCAACAGCTGAATCTGCCCATCCGGTTTGTGGGCGCTGGGGAGGGCATTGAAGATCTGCGGCCGTTCTCTAGCTACGAGTTCGTCGAAGCCCTGTTGAGCGATTAG